A region of Methanocorpusculum labreanum Z DNA encodes the following proteins:
- a CDS encoding ADP-ribosylglycohydrolase family protein, translating into MLNNYKGCLVGSILGDALGMPSETNTARFSTEPAFSRAYKGHPNHNLLPGQYTDDGQLILISSRILAEGSWDNTNYAKELLRTYTLQKFRYPDGTTFAACKKMEKSGDLTGSGIYSDSTGCIGLAVPFALAFKDRKEMAKELLTACMVTHTHPGVHAAVIGFALLLNTLLETHDVEAGFTALQTAAENMDPLLAGKIANAVRIEKTGMPTADAVSIIGNTASVYQTLPLAVFFCRRYYIPRELLGISSTCGGNADTVSLLCGAFCGARFGISALPEDLIPQLERVGIFADLAEKLMNRETKSPDEESGE; encoded by the coding sequence ATGCTTAATAACTACAAAGGATGCCTTGTAGGATCAATCCTTGGTGACGCTCTCGGCATGCCGAGCGAGACGAACACCGCACGTTTTTCAACAGAACCCGCCTTTTCACGAGCATACAAAGGCCACCCGAATCATAATCTCCTCCCAGGTCAGTACACCGACGACGGCCAGCTGATCTTAATATCCTCGCGTATTCTTGCAGAAGGTTCCTGGGACAATACCAATTATGCAAAAGAACTTCTCAGGACCTATACCTTACAGAAATTCAGATACCCTGACGGGACCACGTTTGCCGCATGCAAAAAAATGGAGAAAAGCGGAGACCTCACCGGATCCGGCATCTATTCCGACAGTACCGGATGTATCGGACTCGCCGTTCCTTTTGCCCTCGCATTCAAAGACCGAAAAGAGATGGCAAAGGAGCTTTTGACCGCCTGCATGGTGACTCACACGCATCCTGGAGTCCATGCGGCCGTGATCGGATTCGCTCTTCTTTTGAACACGCTTCTCGAAACACATGATGTGGAAGCTGGTTTTACAGCACTTCAGACAGCAGCGGAAAATATGGACCCTCTGCTTGCAGGAAAGATCGCCAATGCCGTAAGAATTGAAAAAACGGGCATGCCCACGGCGGATGCCGTGAGTATTATTGGAAACACCGCCTCCGTTTATCAGACGCTCCCCCTAGCGGTTTTCTTCTGCCGACGATATTATATTCCGCGTGAACTCCTTGGAATATCCTCCACCTGCGGCGGCAACGCCGACACGGTCTCACTTTTGTGCGGGGCATTTTGCGGGGCCAGATTCGGGATCTCGGCTCTTCCCGAGGATCTGATACCCCAATTGGAAAGGGTCGGCATCTTTGCTGATCTTGCAGAAAAACTCATGAACCGGGAGACAAAATCTCCGGACGAGGAGTCCGGGGAATAA
- a CDS encoding RNA-processing protein, with protein sequence MHWYGEAGDLSTDTAACEERVLNTTTIPSVLCNWEDLRDAGLISSRDEYIRAVREVTFSLAEKGIAADLDKKDAALLQMVRTLDEMDDVINLLTERVTDWHAATTPGTSHKYTRSNGPRLVQKIAKSGSPSLKRVAREILSLSGVRTDLMKEVSREAVSVIPNMSALVGGLVAARLIARAGGLDAAAKMPGSSIQVIGAESALFSHIRTGSSSPKHGIIFQHRRVHNAKKEVRGKVARQLAAKLAIAARLDLYRGELDPEFVDQANAKIDSIFGGEA encoded by the coding sequence ATGCACTGGTATGGGGAAGCTGGAGATCTGTCGACGGACACGGCCGCATGCGAAGAACGGGTACTGAATACTACTACGATACCGTCCGTTCTTTGTAACTGGGAAGACCTCCGGGATGCCGGCCTGATCTCATCCAGAGATGAATACATCCGGGCGGTCAGGGAGGTCACGTTTTCTCTCGCGGAAAAAGGCATCGCCGCCGATCTTGACAAAAAAGATGCCGCTCTCCTCCAGATGGTTCGGACCCTCGATGAGATGGATGATGTGATCAACCTCTTAACGGAAAGAGTGACCGACTGGCATGCGGCGACGACGCCTGGGACCTCGCATAAATATACCCGGTCGAACGGTCCCCGTCTCGTCCAGAAGATCGCAAAATCCGGGAGTCCTTCCTTAAAACGTGTAGCACGAGAGATCCTCTCTCTTTCCGGAGTCAGAACCGATCTCATGAAAGAAGTCTCCCGGGAAGCCGTGAGCGTTATCCCGAATATGAGCGCCCTTGTCGGCGGTCTTGTTGCCGCACGGCTGATTGCCCGTGCCGGCGGTCTTGATGCGGCGGCAAAAATGCCCGGCTCATCCATTCAGGTGATCGGCGCCGAGTCTGCCCTCTTTTCCCACATCAGAACGGGTTCTTCCTCGCCCAAACACGGAATCATCTTCCAGCACCGGCGTGTTCACAACGCCAAAAAGGAGGTCCGCGGAAAAGTTGCCCGTCAGCTTGCCGCAAAACTCGCGATCGCCGCCCGTCTGGATCTGTATCGGGGCGAACTTGATCCCGAATTCGTCGATCAGGCGAATGCCAAAATCGACAGCATTTTCGGAGGGGAAGCATGA
- a CDS encoding cache domain-containing protein, giving the protein MNDALLPVINTVEDEMDEVTSSLWNTARELDGIPADDPAVTLALYKLRSEIPLSIEIGRFDKNNTLITTTRYLDPWWVPGETKSRLNYPVEVLEAAGPCCVVSDFYQYQDGDRGLMIITPVYDENGEYDGVLRLSYDIDSLFSGLTEYLKNEYGYTLWAMHTTGLKFYDENAVEIGKYLTDDPEYQTPELQNMVNAVLTTTSGNISYPFYDTSRGEKAQINAVWNTVDLGCGKEWRVVLTDNVPKSTGPDGSSVTVEELKAFVENAYVYANKMGKTAALSAFNDPKGEFIDGELYIFAYDMNGTVLSLPYQPDLVGENRWYLQDTTGIKYIQRMTARANLGGGFVLYLYENPFDNFASELKLSYVMAVDDTWFIGSGIYLEDQPFSDTFYIDWQKREDLVRQVRGMDYLTIVEGIPAVLDMINDPKSELNGQEGLYPFAITEDGTMLAYALDHSLVGTNQLSMSNSYGMSVMREVISLSQEGGGLMYSKVWTPETMQETYVLIYVEPADDATYFGSMLILE; this is encoded by the coding sequence ATGAACGATGCTCTTCTTCCGGTGATCAATACCGTTGAAGATGAGATGGATGAGGTCACTTCTTCTTTGTGGAATACTGCCCGTGAACTGGACGGAATCCCGGCAGATGATCCGGCAGTGACGCTTGCGTTATATAAACTCAGAAGCGAGATCCCGCTCTCGATCGAGATAGGCAGATTCGACAAAAACAATACGTTGATCACCACGACCAGATACCTTGATCCATGGTGGGTTCCGGGCGAAACAAAATCCCGACTCAATTATCCGGTGGAGGTGCTTGAAGCCGCAGGTCCCTGCTGTGTGGTCTCGGATTTCTACCAGTATCAGGATGGGGACCGCGGACTTATGATCATCACACCCGTCTATGATGAAAACGGCGAGTATGACGGTGTCCTTAGACTCTCCTATGATATAGACAGTTTATTCTCCGGACTGACTGAATATCTCAAAAACGAATACGGGTACACTTTGTGGGCCATGCATACCACAGGGTTGAAGTTCTACGATGAAAATGCCGTGGAGATTGGAAAGTATCTGACGGATGATCCGGAATATCAGACCCCGGAACTTCAGAATATGGTGAACGCCGTTTTGACGACCACATCCGGAAACATCTCCTATCCCTTCTATGACACATCCAGAGGCGAAAAAGCCCAGATAAATGCAGTTTGGAATACGGTGGATCTCGGATGCGGCAAGGAGTGGCGTGTCGTTCTTACCGATAACGTTCCAAAGAGTACGGGACCCGACGGGTCCAGTGTCACCGTCGAGGAGCTGAAGGCATTTGTCGAGAATGCATATGTGTATGCGAATAAAATGGGTAAGACCGCTGCTCTCTCCGCGTTTAATGATCCTAAGGGAGAGTTCATCGACGGAGAGCTGTATATTTTTGCCTATGATATGAACGGAACCGTTCTGTCTCTGCCGTATCAGCCGGATCTGGTAGGGGAAAACCGCTGGTATCTCCAGGATACAACCGGGATAAAGTATATTCAGCGCATGACCGCCCGGGCAAATCTTGGCGGCGGGTTTGTGCTTTACCTGTATGAAAACCCGTTCGACAATTTCGCGAGCGAACTGAAGCTTTCCTACGTGATGGCCGTTGATGACACATGGTTCATCGGCTCGGGCATCTATCTTGAGGACCAGCCGTTTTCCGACACGTTCTATATCGACTGGCAAAAACGCGAGGACCTTGTCCGTCAGGTGCGGGGCATGGATTATCTCACGATCGTTGAAGGAATCCCTGCCGTTCTGGATATGATCAATGATCCAAAGAGTGAACTGAATGGGCAGGAAGGACTGTATCCGTTTGCAATTACGGAAGACGGCACGATGCTGGCATACGCGCTTGATCACTCTCTTGTGGGCACGAATCAGCTGAGTATGAGCAATTCGTACGGCATGTCGGTCATGCGCGAGGTCATCTCTTTGTCCCAGGAAGGCGGCGGACTGATGTACAGCAAGGTCTGGACTCCGGAGACGATGCAGGAAACCTATGTCCTGATCTACGTGGAACCTGCAGACGATGCAACGTATTTCGGCAGTATGCTGATCCTCGAATAA
- a CDS encoding alpha/beta hydrolase, with amino-acid sequence MLQKSVTIQNENIRIPAILWGENTGKLYIAVHGSMSNKEDDVIAVFAEEAVEKGYQVLSFDLPEHGDRSNEPYLCKPDPCVSDLTAVYQYARSITNHISFFGCSMGVYFGLLAYSGMPIEKSLFLSPLVDMERIIDGLMTSFHISEKTLEEKQEIVLPIGITLYWDYYCYVKTHPIGSWNVPTRILYGEHDDMIPFDEVSAFAEKNSAVLDVAKGAEHYFHTEEQLGSFRNWLKKSIDCAK; translated from the coding sequence ATGTTACAAAAATCCGTCACTATACAGAATGAAAACATCAGGATCCCGGCAATTTTGTGGGGGGAAAATACGGGAAAGCTCTATATTGCCGTGCACGGCAGTATGTCGAATAAAGAGGATGACGTCATCGCGGTTTTTGCAGAGGAAGCGGTCGAAAAGGGCTATCAGGTCCTGAGTTTCGATCTTCCGGAACACGGTGACCGGTCAAACGAGCCGTATCTCTGCAAACCGGATCCTTGCGTAAGCGATCTTACGGCGGTGTATCAGTATGCCAGGTCTATCACTAATCATATCAGTTTTTTCGGCTGCAGCATGGGTGTTTATTTCGGCCTGTTGGCCTATTCCGGCATGCCGATCGAAAAAAGCCTGTTTCTCTCGCCTCTGGTCGATATGGAGCGGATCATCGACGGTCTGATGACGAGTTTCCATATTTCAGAGAAAACGCTGGAAGAAAAACAGGAGATCGTGCTGCCGATCGGCATAACGCTTTACTGGGATTACTACTGTTATGTGAAAACGCACCCAATCGGTTCCTGGAATGTACCGACACGGATACTCTACGGGGAACATGATGATATGATTCCTTTTGATGAAGTGTCCGCTTTTGCAGAGAAAAACTCAGCAGTCCTTGACGTCGCGAAAGGGGCAGAACATTATTTCCATACGGAAGAACAACTGGGATCTTTTAGAAACTGGCTGAAAAAGAGTATTGATTGCGCAAAATAA
- the argJ gene encoding bifunctional ornithine acetyltransferase/N-acetylglutamate synthase → MTQEFQSICGVEGVNAWGIKEGKYGLALIQASGTGAAVFTKNRVRAPVVNLMAERTKRGKLSGVIVNSGCANAYTGKQGLADAEKMAGIGAEVLGISELECGVASTGVIGRYLDLDLIRRQARDVAGKLAHSPEAEIAAAKAIMTTDTRQKHAIVRREGFTVAGICKGSGMIAPNMGTMLSFVYTDAEIPAKKLQDALKSAVKRSLNRVVVDGDESTNDSLFCTATGEAGQVPATEFSEALETVCISLAKQIAADGEGATKMLEVKVLGCKRERDAEKIAKTVITSPLVKSAVYGEDPNWGRVVCAAGYSGVEFTVEELSLSIGEGESETPLVKNGVIVADLVRAKSAMAGDHVVFTLMLESGSKQATAWGCDLTEKYVEINGKYTT, encoded by the coding sequence ATGACGCAGGAATTTCAAAGCATCTGCGGTGTTGAAGGAGTCAACGCCTGGGGTATCAAAGAGGGAAAATACGGTCTTGCTCTCATCCAGGCCTCCGGAACCGGAGCTGCGGTCTTCACCAAAAACCGGGTACGTGCCCCTGTCGTCAATCTGATGGCTGAGCGGACCAAACGCGGAAAACTGTCGGGAGTCATCGTGAACTCCGGATGCGCCAATGCATACACCGGAAAGCAGGGCCTTGCCGATGCTGAAAAGATGGCAGGGATCGGAGCCGAGGTTCTTGGAATCAGCGAACTCGAGTGCGGGGTCGCCAGCACCGGAGTTATCGGACGATATCTCGATCTTGACCTGATCAGGAGACAGGCCAGAGACGTTGCCGGAAAACTCGCACACTCTCCCGAAGCGGAAATCGCGGCGGCCAAGGCGATCATGACGACCGACACGCGGCAAAAGCACGCGATCGTGCGCCGCGAGGGATTTACCGTCGCCGGCATTTGTAAAGGCTCCGGGATGATCGCCCCGAACATGGGGACGATGCTTTCTTTCGTCTACACCGATGCCGAGATCCCGGCAAAAAAGCTTCAGGACGCTCTGAAATCTGCAGTAAAACGGAGTCTGAACAGAGTTGTCGTAGACGGAGATGAGAGTACGAATGATTCGCTCTTCTGTACCGCAACCGGCGAAGCAGGACAGGTCCCGGCGACCGAGTTTTCCGAGGCTCTCGAGACGGTCTGCATCAGCCTTGCAAAGCAGATCGCGGCAGACGGAGAGGGAGCGACAAAGATGCTCGAGGTAAAAGTTCTCGGCTGCAAACGTGAACGCGACGCAGAAAAGATCGCAAAAACCGTCATCACTTCACCTCTCGTGAAAAGTGCCGTCTACGGGGAAGATCCAAACTGGGGCAGAGTTGTCTGTGCCGCAGGATATTCCGGCGTAGAGTTTACGGTCGAGGAGCTGTCTCTTTCGATCGGTGAAGGAGAAAGCGAGACTCCGTTAGTGAAGAACGGCGTCATCGTGGCCGACCTTGTACGGGCAAAATCTGCGATGGCCGGCGACCACGTGGTGTTCACCCTCATGCTCGAGTCCGGCAGCAAACAGGCCACCGCGTGGGGCTGCGACCTCACAGAAAAATATGTGGAGATCAACGGGAAGTATACAACATGA
- the argC gene encoding N-acetyl-gamma-glutamyl-phosphate reductase, producing the protein MDIAIIGASGYAGGDLIRLLLTHKEADIVCATSRKLAGTPVTKDHIHLKNLIDLEYTNPDVENIDADFAFLAVPHTAAMQYAGKLKERGIKTVDFSADYRLPREIYEKTYGVKHSDYFKAPYGIPELHRNEVKNASFVANPGCFPTGATLAAAPVAKLAHTIIYDSKSGVSGAGDSISETTHFPNVAENILPYKITAHRHLPEMRQEAAFLGSKANVYFTPHLLPAIRGIITTAHILFNEPMELEMIQKLYQDFYKNEPFVRLQPAKLGGVRGSNFCDINFELENDGTRLVAVSAIDNLVKGAAGQAVQNMNIMCGFDEAEGIRMPGMFP; encoded by the coding sequence ATGGATATAGCGATTATCGGAGCATCCGGTTATGCCGGGGGCGACCTTATCAGACTGCTGCTGACGCACAAGGAAGCAGACATAGTCTGTGCCACGTCACGGAAGCTGGCAGGCACCCCGGTAACCAAAGATCACATCCACCTGAAAAATCTCATTGACCTTGAGTACACAAATCCTGATGTCGAAAACATCGACGCAGATTTTGCTTTCCTCGCCGTTCCTCATACCGCTGCCATGCAGTATGCCGGAAAACTGAAAGAACGCGGCATCAAAACCGTTGATTTCTCTGCAGACTACCGCCTGCCAAGAGAGATCTATGAAAAGACCTACGGGGTGAAACATTCCGATTACTTCAAAGCACCGTACGGTATCCCCGAACTTCACCGAAATGAGGTGAAAAACGCAAGTTTTGTCGCAAACCCCGGCTGCTTTCCGACAGGGGCGACCCTTGCTGCAGCTCCGGTGGCAAAACTCGCACACACGATAATTTACGATTCAAAGAGCGGGGTTTCCGGAGCCGGCGACTCGATCTCGGAGACCACACACTTCCCAAATGTTGCTGAAAATATCCTTCCCTATAAAATAACAGCACACAGGCATCTGCCGGAGATGCGTCAGGAAGCGGCGTTCCTCGGATCGAAAGCAAATGTCTACTTCACCCCCCATCTCCTCCCGGCGATACGGGGGATCATAACAACTGCCCATATTCTCTTCAATGAACCAATGGAGCTGGAAATGATACAGAAACTCTATCAGGACTTCTACAAAAACGAACCGTTCGTCCGACTTCAGCCTGCAAAACTCGGAGGAGTCAGAGGGTCGAACTTCTGCGACATCAACTTCGAGCTGGAAAATGACGGAACAAGACTCGTCGCCGTATCGGCAATAGACAACCTTGTGAAAGGAGCCGCAGGTCAGGCGGTCCAGAATATGAACATCATGTGCGGATTCGATGAAGCCGAAGGCATTAGAATGCCGGGGATGTTCCCATGA
- a CDS encoding DUF475 domain-containing protein: MDILYAVVVIIGLVAFETVASIDNAIINADILSTMKAWARRWFLTWGLIIAVFGVRGLLPWAIIWASAPSLGPIGALTATFSGDETAALAIEHSAPFLLLAGGVFMIFLFLHWFMVEQKNCIVPGELAFSKTGPWFYAAAAIILLAIVYFTVQINPFLAVAAVAGSAIFFIMQGFRLFADAKSLELETKTVDVNETGHKSDISKLMLLEVIDATFSIDGVVGAFAFTMSVPLILIGNGIGALVVRELTIRNVDSIRKYAYLKNGAMYSIFCLGIIMCSEGFGLELPIWIAPVLTVSIVAVFFWLSLRRIKRHDYGECPAPRKE; the protein is encoded by the coding sequence ATGGACATTCTCTACGCTGTAGTCGTCATCATTGGTCTTGTCGCTTTCGAGACCGTGGCCAGCATAGATAATGCCATAATTAATGCAGATATTTTATCCACGATGAAGGCCTGGGCCCGCCGGTGGTTCCTTACCTGGGGTCTTATCATCGCAGTTTTTGGAGTCAGAGGGCTTCTTCCCTGGGCCATTATATGGGCATCAGCCCCCTCGCTTGGTCCGATCGGGGCACTTACCGCGACATTTTCAGGCGATGAGACGGCGGCTCTCGCAATCGAGCATAGCGCTCCGTTCCTCCTTCTCGCCGGAGGAGTGTTTATGATTTTTCTGTTTCTGCACTGGTTTATGGTGGAGCAGAAAAACTGCATCGTGCCTGGAGAACTCGCTTTCTCCAAAACAGGCCCCTGGTTCTATGCGGCAGCTGCGATTATTCTTCTCGCAATCGTTTACTTTACCGTTCAGATAAATCCGTTCCTCGCCGTCGCGGCAGTCGCGGGATCTGCGATCTTCTTTATCATGCAGGGATTCAGGCTTTTTGCAGATGCCAAATCCCTGGAACTTGAAACGAAAACGGTTGACGTGAATGAAACGGGACACAAGTCCGATATCAGCAAACTGATGCTTCTCGAAGTGATCGACGCAACATTTTCCATCGATGGAGTCGTCGGGGCATTCGCATTCACGATGTCGGTACCGCTGATTCTGATTGGAAACGGTATCGGAGCCTTGGTCGTTCGTGAACTGACGATTCGAAATGTTGACAGTATCCGGAAATATGCGTATCTCAAGAACGGAGCGATGTATTCTATATTCTGTCTGGGTATCATCATGTGCTCGGAAGGATTCGGTCTTGAACTGCCGATCTGGATCGCACCCGTCCTTACCGTGAGCATTGTCGCGGTCTTCTTCTGGCTCTCCCTTAGAAGAATAAAGAGACATGATTACGGAGAGTGCCCGGCACCGAGAAAAGAGTAA
- a CDS encoding cation:proton antiporter: MLEELISTIEFQMSLLLFVALGGYLLATRIHQSAVIGEILVGLIVGPSVLGLITYTDFVQSLAGLGAIILLFVIGFEFELRDITNWRYMVIALIGVIVPWVGGYITAVFFGMDFYSAIFIGTALTATSIAITANVLREMGKLHQPFAKAIIGAAVIDDILSLIVLSICTDLASTGELVPLGIGLTVIKAFGFVIIAAGVGVKVIPYLITKMDETKIARQFPEFVFIFAMMIAFFYAMMAEMVGISAIVGAFLAGVCVNRVSLKHSMDIKLGAEYLYIIFAAIFFVSLGIIADLRYLTQDMILFIAILTVVAVITKVVGCGLPAKLTGMSWRDAAVIGFGMTPRGEVAMIVGLIALNHFEEMAALAVDPTEAAHLLQLGNELFIAIVVVSLVTTIIVPMIYRGFFFKGEKPKPLTCEQEKEIQV, encoded by the coding sequence ATGTTGGAAGAACTCATATCCACCATCGAATTTCAGATGAGTCTTCTGTTATTCGTTGCGCTGGGTGGTTATCTTCTCGCTACACGGATCCACCAGTCCGCGGTCATCGGCGAGATCCTGGTAGGTCTGATCGTCGGACCAAGCGTTCTCGGACTCATTACTTATACGGATTTTGTCCAGAGTCTTGCGGGTCTTGGCGCAATCATTCTGCTGTTTGTCATAGGGTTTGAATTTGAGCTGCGTGATATCACCAACTGGCGGTACATGGTAATTGCCCTCATCGGCGTTATCGTTCCGTGGGTCGGGGGCTACATCACCGCGGTCTTCTTCGGCATGGACTTTTACAGCGCCATTTTCATTGGTACCGCGCTGACGGCAACGAGTATTGCGATCACGGCAAATGTTCTGCGGGAGATGGGCAAGCTCCATCAGCCGTTTGCGAAGGCCATCATCGGTGCTGCGGTCATCGACGATATCTTAAGTTTGATCGTGCTTTCGATCTGTACCGATCTTGCCTCGACCGGCGAGCTTGTCCCTCTCGGAATCGGTTTAACCGTTATCAAAGCGTTCGGTTTCGTGATTATTGCTGCCGGTGTCGGTGTTAAAGTTATCCCGTATCTGATCACCAAGATGGATGAAACAAAGATCGCCCGGCAGTTCCCGGAGTTCGTGTTCATCTTTGCTATGATGATCGCATTCTTCTACGCAATGATGGCTGAAATGGTGGGGATCTCCGCTATTGTGGGGGCGTTCCTTGCGGGTGTCTGCGTGAACAGAGTCAGTCTGAAACATAGTATGGATATCAAACTCGGCGCCGAGTATCTGTATATCATCTTCGCGGCTATATTCTTCGTCTCGCTTGGTATCATCGCGGATCTGCGGTATCTCACGCAGGACATGATCCTCTTTATCGCCATCCTGACTGTCGTCGCCGTCATCACGAAAGTTGTCGGCTGCGGTCTCCCGGCGAAACTAACCGGGATGAGCTGGCGGGATGCGGCGGTGATCGGATTTGGTATGACTCCCCGCGGCGAGGTGGCAATGATCGTTGGTCTTATCGCTTTGAATCATTTCGAAGAGATGGCAGCCTTGGCTGTGGATCCGACGGAGGCTGCACATCTTCTCCAGCTTGGAAATGAGCTTTTCATCGCGATCGTGGTCGTGTCTCTTGTGACGACGATCATCGTTCCAATGATTTATCGGGGATTTTTCTTCAAGGGAGAAAAGCCCAAACCCCTTACATGTGAGCAGGAAAAGGAAATACAGGTTTAA
- the argB gene encoding acetylglutamate kinase, which produces MNNRQSVLMEALPYIRKFHKKTIVIKLGGHAMVDSAIMNSVVQDAVLLHYVGMRVVLVHGGGPEITLKMKALGKEARFVGGLRVTDEETLEIAQMVLAGKIGNMIVSMIAKNGAKGVGISGNDGGLVIAEKTPIRKMMVGDEEVEVDLGFVGDVKEINSNLLETLLDAGYIPVISPLALDRKGNDLNINADTMAGEIAVALKAFKLISLTDVDGVMNKERTEIFHRLTLKNVDALMSDGTISGGMIPKLEASVNAVRHGVEGAHILNGNSEHNLLLELFTNDGVGTMITASMISL; this is translated from the coding sequence ATGAATAATAGACAAAGCGTGCTAATGGAGGCACTTCCTTACATCCGGAAGTTCCATAAAAAAACTATTGTGATCAAACTCGGCGGACATGCCATGGTCGATTCGGCCATCATGAACTCGGTGGTTCAGGATGCGGTCCTTCTTCACTACGTTGGGATGCGTGTGGTCCTCGTCCACGGCGGCGGACCGGAGATCACGCTGAAGATGAAGGCGCTCGGGAAAGAAGCAAGGTTTGTCGGCGGTCTTCGCGTGACGGATGAAGAAACGCTCGAGATCGCCCAGATGGTCCTTGCCGGAAAGATCGGCAACATGATCGTTTCCATGATCGCAAAGAATGGAGCAAAAGGCGTTGGGATTTCAGGAAACGACGGCGGTCTGGTCATCGCAGAGAAGACGCCGATCAGAAAAATGATGGTTGGAGACGAGGAAGTTGAAGTGGATCTCGGCTTTGTCGGCGACGTCAAGGAGATCAACTCGAACCTTCTCGAGACTCTGCTGGATGCCGGATATATCCCCGTGATCTCCCCGCTGGCTCTCGACCGGAAAGGAAACGACCTGAACATCAATGCCGACACGATGGCAGGCGAGATCGCCGTAGCCTTAAAGGCATTCAAACTGATTTCCCTCACCGATGTAGACGGCGTTATGAACAAAGAGCGGACCGAGATCTTCCACAGACTCACGCTGAAAAATGTGGATGCCCTGATGTCTGACGGAACGATCTCCGGCGGAATGATCCCGAAACTCGAGGCGAGCGTGAACGCGGTACGTCATGGTGTCGAAGGGGCACATATCCTGAACGGGAATTCCGAACATAACCTGCTGCTGGAACTTTTCACCAACGACGGCGTCGGGACGATGATCACGGCCTCGATGATCTCGTTATAA
- a CDS encoding DUF2115 domain-containing protein, which produces MDIFSRSASSSREFIEETVTALLSAESNQAAAEIIGRALSAYTVFDLQYIGGYLKCEAERLPDPYRRLYRPYCMDLFDQYHAFMQDFRPGIVCHGPLPDLDLWKKYWTGVPEYCFQDAVSSQSPRPVQNHPLSKFFYRLVFAYVMFVKGGCGHPVGMPFPGGFRIRQAGDIVYCPIRDREKDLPQALCNYCPAKQDPDF; this is translated from the coding sequence ATGGACATCTTTTCGCGTTCGGCCTCCTCCTCCCGGGAATTTATCGAAGAGACGGTCACGGCTCTTCTTTCTGCCGAGTCGAACCAGGCCGCGGCCGAGATCATCGGTCGGGCTCTCTCTGCCTACACGGTATTCGATCTCCAGTATATCGGCGGATATCTGAAGTGCGAAGCGGAACGCCTCCCCGATCCGTACCGTCGGTTGTATCGGCCGTACTGCATGGATCTCTTCGATCAGTATCATGCATTCATGCAGGATTTCAGGCCGGGTATTGTTTGTCATGGTCCGTTGCCCGATCTTGATCTCTGGAAAAAATACTGGACGGGTGTCCCCGAATACTGTTTTCAGGATGCGGTTTCTTCACAGAGTCCAAGGCCGGTCCAGAACCACCCCTTGTCCAAATTCTTCTACCGTCTGGTGTTTGCCTACGTCATGTTCGTAAAAGGGGGCTGCGGTCATCCGGTCGGCATGCCGTTTCCGGGAGGTTTTCGCATCCGGCAGGCGGGCGACATCGTCTACTGCCCGATTCGTGATCGGGAAAAGGATCTCCCGCAGGCGTTATGTAATTACTGCCCGGCAAAACAGGATCCCGATTTTTGA
- a CDS encoding fibrillarin-like rRNA/tRNA 2'-O-methyltransferase has protein sequence MIQINGTLVSEGPGGVYNERMLGNFRVWDPYRSKLAALWYLDKTTSLGKDDVVLYLGAANGTTVSHVADYVESVYAVEFAPRPMEDLLAVAKKRKNIIPIYADATRPVRYAALLEPADLLYQDVAQPDQAEIAVKHLPFVKSGGRLILMLKTRSVDIRKSADEVFADTCAELTAGGYLMEKSVWLDPYHKEHAAIVCRKI, from the coding sequence ATGATTCAGATCAACGGCACGCTCGTCTCCGAAGGCCCCGGAGGAGTGTACAATGAGCGGATGCTTGGAAACTTCCGTGTCTGGGATCCGTACCGGAGCAAACTTGCCGCTCTCTGGTATCTGGACAAAACGACCTCCCTTGGGAAGGACGATGTCGTCCTCTATCTCGGAGCCGCAAACGGAACGACCGTCTCCCACGTGGCGGACTATGTGGAATCAGTTTACGCCGTAGAGTTTGCTCCCCGCCCGATGGAGGACCTTCTGGCGGTTGCCAAAAAACGTAAAAACATCATCCCGATCTACGCCGATGCGACCCGCCCGGTTCGATACGCCGCTCTTCTCGAACCGGCAGATCTGCTGTATCAGGATGTTGCCCAGCCGGATCAGGCAGAGATCGCAGTGAAGCATCTGCCGTTTGTAAAATCAGGAGGCCGTCTCATTCTGATGCTGAAAACCCGGAGCGTGGATATCAGAAAGTCTGCCGATGAGGTGTTTGCCGATACGTGTGCGGAGCTGACGGCCGGCGGATATCTGATGGAAAAAAGCGTGTGGCTGGATCCGTATCACAAAGAGCACGCGGCGATCGTCTGCAGAAAAATCTAA